The proteins below are encoded in one region of Sminthopsis crassicaudata isolate SCR6 chromosome 1, ASM4859323v1, whole genome shotgun sequence:
- the RAI1 gene encoding retinoic acid-induced protein 1 isoform X1 encodes MQSFRERCGFHGKQQNYQQTSQDSSRLENYRHQSQAGLSCERQRLLAKEYYSQQPYPAYDSGASADKYHRGSKSLPGQPPLPGRPTFPSYGVPENSPYPARYSGDESLQTWGAQQQALAGGVAKYEENLMKKTAVPSSSRQYQEQSSQLPFRTHSLHLQQQQQQQQQQQQQQQQQQQQQQQQQQQQQQQQQQLQQQQQQQQQLQQLQQQQQQQQQQNALTYPKLQRQKIQNDIAPMSFPQGSHFPQHSQSFPTSSTYSSAVQGGGQGAHSFKSCPTPSAQPHERSLGSSASLTPGPRVQSLHSYQSGRLSYDQQQQQQAAAALQGRHHAQETLHYQNMAKYQHYNQQGQSYCQPDTPVRTPEQYYQTFSPSSSHSPARSMGRSPSYSSTPSPLMPNLENFQYSQQTLSTGAFPASITDHSHFMPLLNPSPTDGTSSVDAQGVNCKSLQKEKIPENLLSDLSLQSLTALTSQVENISNTVQQLLMSKSAVPQKKGMKNLVPRTPEQLKGQHCSPESGSYSAEPVGTPLSEPLSSTPQSIHAEAQEADYLSGSEDHLERTFLYCNQTRNSPARVNSNSKAKPESVSTCSVTSPDDMSTKSDDSFQSLHSSLPLDTFTKFVASDRECPRLLLSALSQEELASEIIVLQEAIGEKADKAWSESPVLTKDPSKSSFSLENHNTCLDPVGKNAWSHPAEAEALPDPLHINKGSNTKDFSEELFEDPPVGFTMPEAKKLPCSLPYGPKPNLPDAPSNPGTTAFGCFPDTTTDSVGSGDNANPFAWPEENLGDACPRWGLHPTELPKGLGRGKPPEGSSKEKANDPVCMGFPEAEPTGEKEEARDFKHEEVRDVKEEDILGCQEASKADRWLEDSRHCCPAGDFSDISLLPSSERKDLEAEEYSSLCELLASPEQRPGLQDPSPPKTPLICTKEEPEGSLSPKANWVSPCRLSGESVILLGPAVGTESKVKSWFESSLSHMKPEEGATENEGAPAEKIMPSAPLPGKLNKPALPENTLAKKGPMPRGKSLRSRRVQRGLPEGEESGCKAPDLPKDLSLPEPCTGQPQGHTEGAGAPGQLGPTGRVMAEGLPRMCTRSFTALNEPRTPGSHPPSLTGASSQPEKLGTKQRASFKSGKRAGKLSPKVASSPSDPAALPVPSLAQENSSMGPKLKDAESPDTPAKDQRSMILRSRTKAQELFHPKRRRPTEGRLPNCKTAKKLISNNHLPPGFKMPGSAQKEGKASRRVKLPKPASSVGGKLPERQLHSLKRKSTFMSPIPAKKRNLILRSGGSPGNIKEEKAEASSPSLFKRISSPKKAKPAKGTCEPALKAPPPETPNVCIKITSRAAFQGAMKTKVLPPRKGRGLKLEAIVQKITSPSLKKFACKTATAAAAAAAAAAAAAAAAAAVVAPTHGSPLSPSLPEKERALKKAGASPAGGDGRPPNPAMAAPGAEQLCRNSNSRSLKGKLINSKKLSSDCFKGEACSSPETPQQQQQQQEEQPQQQLGGGEASKSLSLVPKKRSRKGKAAALGLAKLPLEKRAHLAPSLLLASRERAAAGGGLADNGEDGEGGGGKKGGLEDKGLGSEPSEGRASQPQTRAQKQPVGQASYNGGYSKRQRKRLTRGKAKNVASQCKGRAKRRRQQQPAPPLDPAEPEIRLKYISCKRLRTDSRAPPFSPYIRVEKKDEFTTTCTVVNSPGEEPKPRKEKPSSSSSSSSSSSSSSSSSSSSSSSSSSSAASPTTSSSALATLPGGASLQARAVLPLSSIMHLGPVVSKTLSAACLVCCLCQNPANYKDLGDLCGPYYPEDCLPKKKSRLKEKVRAEAPGEDAAPPLERTLRGLESHCLAAPGPGKPPRPEASADSSKPSSLRSSSRGLYRKLQSCYCCDEQRPEDEEAPAADKPRKHECSKGEAPPQEPSGDTQEHWVHEGCAIWTAGVYLVAGKLFGLQEAMKTAADVRCSSCQQVGATLGCCHKGCPQTYHYACASDTEAAVVIYPPGSYILHLDRRWRQALGPLLTWSCDQDHPDRQGKEEQDPSSPLIC; translated from the exons ATGCAGTCTTTTCGAGAAAGGTGTGGTTTCCATGGCAAGCAGCAGAACTACCAGCAGACTTCACAAGATTCATCACGCCTGGAGAATTACAGGCACCAGAGCCAGGCAGGGCTGAGCTGCGAGCGGCAGCGGCTGCTGGCCAAGGAGTACTACAGTCAGCAGCCCTACCCGGCTTACGACAGCGGCGCCTCGGCCGACAAGTACCACCGGGGGAGCAAGTCCCTCCCCGGCCAGCCGCCGCTGCCCGGGAGGCCCACCTTCCCCAGCTACGGCGTCCCGGAAAACAGCCCCTACCCGGCCCGCTACTCGGGCGACGAGAGCCTGCAGACGTGGGGAGCCCAGCAGCAGGCCCTGGCAGGGGGGGTGGCCAAGTATGAGGAGAACTTGATGAAAAAGACGGCGGTTCCCTCCAGCAGCCGCCAGTACCAGGAGCAGAGCTCTCAGCTGCCCTTCCGGACTCACTCCCTGCacctccagcagcagcagcagcagcaacagcagcagcagcaacagcagcaacagcaacagcagcagcaacagcaacagcagcagcagcagcagcagcagcagcagcagctgcaacaacagcagcaacagcagcaacagctgCAGCAGctacaacagcagcagcagcagcagcagcagcagaacgcCCTGACGTACCCCAAGCTCCAGAGGCAGAAGATCCAAAATGATATCGCCCCCATGTCCTTCCCCCAGGGCTCCCATTTCCCCCAGCACTCCCAGTCCTTCCCCACTTCCTCAACCTACTCTTCGGCTGTCCAGGGCGGGGGTCAGGGGGCCCACTCCTTCAAGAGCTGCCCCACTCCCTCCGCCCAGCCCCACGAGAGGTCCCTGGGCAGCAGCGCCAGCCTGACCCCGGGGCCCCGGGTGCAGAGCCTGCACAGCTACCAGTCAGGCAGACTCAGCTAtgaccagcagcagcagcagcaggcgGCCGCGGCTCTCCAGGGCAGACACCACGCCCAGGAAACGCTGCACTACCAGAACATGGCCAAGTACCAACACTACAATCAGCAGGGCCAGAGCTACTGTCAGCCGGACACCCCGGTGCGGACGCCCGAGCAGTACTACCAGACCTTCAGTCCCAGCTCTAGCCACTCGCCGGCGCGCTCCATGGGCCGCTCCCCCTCTTACAGCTCCACGCCATCCCCACTCATGCCCAACCTGGAGAACTTCCAGTACAGCCAGCAGACCCTCAGCACGGGGGCCTTCCCTGCCAGCATCACGGACCACAGCCACTTCATGCCCCTCCTGAACCCTTCCCCAACGGACGGGACGAGCTCGGTGGACGCACAGGGGGTGAATTGCAAGAGCTTGCAGAAAGAGAAGATCCCCGAGAACCTGCTCTCGGACCTCAGCCTGCAGAGCCTGACCGCGCTGACCTCGCAGGTGGAGAACATCTCCAACACAGTGCAGCAGCTTCTCATGTCCAAGTCGGCCGTTCCCCAGAAGAAGGGCATGAAGAACCTTGTTCCCAGGACCCCAGAGCAGCTCAAAGGTCAGCACTGCAGCCCAGAGAGCGGCAGCTACTCGGCGGAGCCCGTGGGCACACCTCTGTCGGAGCCCCTCAGCAGCACTCCGCAGTCCATCCACGCGGAGGCCCAGGAGGCAGATTATCTGAGCGGCTCAGAAGACCACCTGGAAAGGACTTTCCTGTATTGTAACCAGACTCGCAACAGCCCTGCCAGGGTCAATAGCAACTCCAAGGCCAAGCCTGAGTCGGTCTCCACCTGCTCAGTCACCTCTCCCGACGACATGTCCACCAAGTCCGACGACTCCTTCCAGAGCCTCCACAGCAGCCTGCCCCTGGACACCTTCACCAAGTTTGTGGCCAGCGATCGGGAATGCCCCCGCCTGCTGCTCAGCGCGCTGTCCCAGGAAGAGCTGGCTTCGGAGATCATCGTGCTGCAGGAGGCCATCGGTGAAAAGGCCGATAAAGCTTGGAGTGAGTCTCCCGTCCTGACTAAGGACCCCAGCAAGTCCTCCTTCTCTCTAGAGAACCACAACACCTGCCTAGATCCCGTGGGCAAGAACGCCTGGTCCCACCCAGCTGAAGCCGAAGCCTTACCCGATCCCCTCCACATCAACAAAGGCAGCAACACCAAGGACTTCAGCGAGGAGCTATTTGAGGATCCCCCGGTGGGGTTCACCATGCCCGAAGCCAAGAAACTACCCTGTTCTCTTCCATATGGTCCCAAACCGAATCTCCCAGATGCTCCGTCTAATCCCGGGACGACTGCTTTTGGCTGCTTTCCGGATACGACCACCGACTCGGTGGGTTCTGGTGATAATGCAAACCCCTTTGCTTGGCCAGAGGAGAACTTGGGAGATGCCTGTCCCAGGTGGGGTCTGCACCCCACAGAGCTCCCTAAGGGCCTGGGTCGAGGGAAGCCTCCAGAGGGGTCGAGCAAAGAGAAAGCCAATGATCCCGTTTGTATGGGCTTCCCAGAGGCAGAGCCGACAGGCGAGAAGGAGGAGGCGAGAGATTTCAAGCATGAGGAGGTCAGAGATGTGAAGGAGGAAGACATCCTGGGCTGCCAGGAGGCCAGCAAAGCTGACAGGTGGCTAGAGGACAGTAGGCACTGCTGCCCAGCTGGTGACTTCAGTGATATCTCCCTGCTGCCCTCCTCAGAGAGAAAAGACTTGGAGGCAGAAGAGTACTCCTCCCTTTGTGAGCTCCTGGCCAGCCCTGAGCAGAGACCTGGACTGCAGGACCCATCTCCCCCCAAGACGCCATTGATCTGCACTAAGGAGGAGCCTGAAGGGTCTCTCAGTCCAAAGGCTAACTGGGTTTCTCCCTGTCGCCTCTCTGGAGAGTCTGTCATCCTGCTGGGTCCAGCCGTGGGTACCGAATCCAAGGTCAAAAGTTGGTTTGAGTCATCCCTGTCTCACATGAAGCCAGAGGAAGGGGCGACAGAGAACGAGGGCGCACCTGCAGAGAAAATCATGCCCAGCGCCCCTCTGCCGGGCAAGCTGAACAAGCCAGCCTTGCCTGAAAACACTCTGGCCAAGAAAGGGCCCATGCCGAGAGGGAAGAGCTTGAGGAGCCGGCGAGTGCAGAGAGGGCTGCCCGAGGGAGAGGAGTCGGGCTGCAAGGCCCCAGACCTGCCCAAGGACCTTTCACTGCCAGAGCCCTGCACAGGGCAGCCCCAGGGCCACACGGAAGGGGCTGGCGCCCCCGGACAGCTGGGTCCAACCGGGAGGGTCATGGCCGAGGGGCTGCCCAGGATGTGCACCCGCTCCTTCACCGCCCTGAATGAGCCCCGAACCCCTGGCTCCCACCCACCTAGCCTAACAGGGGCGTCCTCCCAACCTGAGAAGCTGGGGACAAAACAGAGAGCCAGTTTCAAGTCTGGGAAGAGAGCAGGAAAACTGTCCCCTAAGGTGGCTTCTAGCCCCAGTGACCCCGCAGCTCTGCCTGTGCCCAGCCTAGCCCAAGAGAACAGCTCCATGGGGCCCAAGCTAAAAGACGCCGAGTCCCCGGACACCCCGGCGAAGGACCAGAGGTCCATGATCCTCCGCTCTCGGACCAAAGCCCAGGAGCTTTTCCACCCTAAGCGCAGGAGGCCGACGGAAGGGAGGCTGCCAAACTGCAAAACTGCCAAGAAACTCATTTCTAATAACCACCTACCACCCGGCTTCAAGATGCCTGGCAGTGCCCAGAAAGAGGGGAAAGCAAGCAGGAGGGTGAAGCTCCCCAAACCTGCGTCTAGTGTGGGAGGCAAGCTGCCAGAGCGCCAGCTGCACTCCCTGAAGAGGAAGTCCACCTTCATGTCTCCCATCCCAGCCAAGAAGAGGAATCTGATTCTCCGTAGTGGAGGCAGCCCGGGAAACATCAAGGAGGAGAAGGCCGAGGCTTCCTCCCCCAGCCTCTTCAAGAGGATCTCCAGCCCAAAAAAAGCCAAGCCTGCCAAGGGCACCTGCGAGCCCGCCCTGAAAGCCCCTCCTCCAGAGACCCCCAACGTCTGCATCAAAATCACCTCCCGGGCTGCCTTCCAGGGAGCCATGAAGACCAAGGTCCTGCCTCCCCGCAAGGGCCGCGGCCTGAAGCTGGAAGCCATCGTACAGAAGATCACCTCTCCCAGCCTGAAGAAGTTTGCATGCAAAACAGCCACAGCAGCagcggcggcagcggcagcggcTGCGGCAGCGGCGGCTGCCGCCGCAGCAGTGGTGGCTCCGACCCACGGCAGTCCTCTGAGCCCTTCCCTCCCCGAGAAGGAGAGAGCCTTAAAGAAGGCCGGGGCCAGCCCTGCCGGTGGAGACGGGAGGCCCCCCAACCCGGCCATGGCGGCCCCCGGGGCCGAGCAATTATGCAGAAATTCCAACAGCAGGTCCTTAAAAGGAAAACTCATCAACAGCAAGAAACTGTCCTCCGACTGTTTCAAGGGAGAGGCCTGTTCATCTCCAGAGACaccgcagcagcagcagcagcagcaggaggagcAGCCCCAGCAGCAGCTTGGCGGCGGGGAGGCCTCGAAAAGCCTCAGCCTGGTGCCCAAGAAGAGGAGCCGCAAGGGGAAGGCGGCCGCCCTGGGCCTGGCCAAGCTCCCCTTGGAGAAGCGAGCCCATCTGGCGCCGAGCTTGCTGCTGGCCTCCAGGGAGAGGGCGGCTGCTGGGGGAGGCCTGGCCGACAATGGGGAagatggggaagggggaggagggaagaaaggtggCCTGGAGGACAAAGGCCTCGGCTCGGAGCCCTCAGAGGGCCGAGCCTCACAGCCGCAGACCAGGGCCCAGAAGCAGCCCGTCGGCCAGGCCAGCTACAACGGTGGCTACTCCAAGCGGCAGCGCAAACGGCTCACTCGAGGCAAAGCCAAGAATGTGGCCTCCCAGTGCAAGGGCCGGGCCAAAAGGCGAAGGCAGCAGCAGCCCGCCCCGCCCTTGGACCCCGCTGAACCCGAGATTCGCCTCAAGTACATCTCCTGCAAAAGGCTCCGGACTGATAGCAGGGCCCCGCCCTTCTCCCCCTACATCAGGGTGGAGAAGAAGGATGAGTTCACTACTACCTGTACTGTGGTCAACTCTCCTGGGGAAGAGCCCAAGCCTCGAAAGGAGAagccttcctcctcttcctcctcctcctcctcctcctcttcttcctcttcctcctcctcctcatcctcttcctcctcctcctcttcagcTGCCTCCCCTACCACCTCCTCCTCTGCCCTGGCCACCCTGCCTGGAGGGGCTTCCCTCCAGGCCCGGGCTGTGCTACCCCTCTCATCTATCATGCACCTGGGGCCCGTGGTCTCCAAAACCCTGAGCGCGGCCTGCCTAGTCTGCTGCCTCTGCCAAAACCCTGCCAACTACAAAGACCTGGGGGACCTCTGCGGGCCCTACTACCCTGAGGACTGTTTGCCTAAAAAGAAGTCCAGACTAAAGGAGAAAGTCCGGGCCGAGGCCCCCGGGGAGGATGCGGCACCCCCCCTGGAACGAACACTGCGAGGCCTGGAGAGCCACTGCCTGGCTGCCCCCGGGCCCGGGAAGCCGCCTAGGCCCGAGGCCTCCGCCGACTCCTCCAAGCCCAGCTCTCTGAGGTCGAGTTCTCGGGGCCTCTACCGCAAGCTGCAGAGCTGTTACTGCTGCGATGAGCAGAGGCCCGAAGACGAGGAAGCCCCAGCAGCGGACAAGCCCAGGAAGCACGAATGCAGCAAGGGCGAGGCTCCGCCGCAGGAGCCGAGTGGAGACACGCAGGAGCACTGGGTGCACGAGGGCTGTGCCATATGGACTGCCGGTGTCTACCTGGTGGCCGGGAAGCTGTTCGGCCTGCAGGAGGCCATGAAGACCGCTGCAGATGTG AGATGCTCCAGCTGTCAGCAAGTAGGTGCCACCCTTGGCTGCTGCCACAAAGGATGCCCTCAAACCTACCACTACGCATGTGCCAGTGACACAG AGGCAGCTGTTGTAATCTACCCTCCTGGGTCTTACATCCTCCATCTGGACAGGAGATGGCGCCAAGCCTTGGGCCCACTTCTCACCTGGAGCTGTGACCAGGACCACCCAGATCGGCAAGGAAAAGAGGAACAGGACCCTTCCTCCCCCTTGATCTGCTGA